In one window of Clavelina lepadiformis chromosome 4, kaClaLepa1.1, whole genome shotgun sequence DNA:
- the LOC143451726 gene encoding pre-mRNA-processing factor 39-like: MTRRSKRKSAAKSKKSLEECVPGEMDESLLDESGESQEEPTEDEPSSSQEDTAGTQEETEKSIGDEIGQVDEEKGGDADKDVAQEESPEKESEVTSVLAQVDKSENDASEEMEVDAEAAGDKVSTKHAPCIGDDDENKEVVETSETHKAVEKLPDPPKDTDESEDVQIKEDNAKMVDAIDLTKSDEDDGMELGEEDEEEEVEKEQAQNYVIPDYDDPTVLELEIDPEQHGKGKVKESDDFVRYWRAVVDNPQEFSSWTYLLQYVEQEGKLPLARRAYNSFFCRYPLCYGYWKKFSELERKNGNLLRAQKILERGVRAIPLSIDLWIHVLDFYMTHYNQPDAGIDKTRTIFKRAITAAGEEFRSEKLWNKYIKWEMENKTWMEVMAIYEKALQTQTQHYSIIFNDFKEFVNSHSPTDLMIPDDFQKALVTVREGIAAKALAKSDEKGEQSKETDEGNGNDMDEAPPGVEDHEKPPNDDELKAVKQMIIKEKKKLYDVTEQNVTKIWAFEEGVKRPYFHVKQLERAQLKNWREYLDMEIAKGDEHRIVLLFERCLIACALYEDFWLKYAKYMAQSDNEKARKIYKRACYTHLPKKPNIHMQWAAHEEVLGNRETASKILEKLDNIVPGMAMIKMRRVAVERRSGNIQVAEDLLRCYVASAVKDKEEVFYTRKLAWYLLKISDKKEEAKRLLKDLIPKYKSELKLYNDLVELEFQCAGHDNPADENAEVLAMEAFDIALSSEKLTDDQKFNFSQRKLEYLEDFGCDVKRLQKVYDEHQKLVRSQKKRTQIDLTNEDTPAKKAKTEAAAISVVGTSTAHMSNGSRYTSSSSSSSTAASTYATQQATYSSGDPSMYYQQQQNYWNYQKPTDAQQQYNYNQWSQYYSGQR, translated from the coding sequence ATGACTCGAAGAAGCAAGAGAAAATCTGCTGcaaaatcaaagaaatctCTGGAGGAATGTGTTCCCGGTGAGATGGATGAGAGTTTGCTTGATGAAAGTGGGGAATCACAGGAAGAACCAACTGAAGACGAGCCCAGTTCCAGTCAGGAGGACACTGCAGGGACGCAGGAGGAGACAGAAAAATCGATTGGAGATGAAATTGGGCAAGTTGATGAGGAGAAAGGTGGTGATGCAGACAAGGATGTTGCTCAAGAAGAGAGCCCAGAAAAAGAGTCAGAAGTTACTTCGGTTCTTGCACAGGTTGATAAATCTGAGAATGACGCTTCTGAAGAGATGGAAGTTGATGCAGAAGCTGCTGGTGATAAAGTGTCGACTAAACATGCCCCGTGTATTggtgatgatgatgaaaacaagGAAGTTGTTGAAACATCCGAGACACATAAAGCTGTGGAGAAGTTACCAGACCCACCTAAAGATACGGATGAAAGCGAGGATGTCCAAATTAAAGAAGACAATGCCAAAATGGTTGATGCAATCGACCTCACTAAAAGTGACGAAGACGACGGCATGGAACTCGGCGAAgaagatgaagaagaagaggTAGAAAAGGAACAAGCTCAGAATTATGTCATCCCTGATTATGACGACCCCACCGTGCTTGAACTTGAAATTGACCCCGAGCAGCATGGTAAGGGCAAGGTGAAGGAGTCGGATGATTTTGTTCGGTATTGGCGGGCAGTCGTTGATAATCCTCAGGAATTCAGCTCCTGGACATATCTCCTCCAGTACGTGGAGCAGGAGGGGAAACTCCCTCTTGCCAGGAGAGCCTACAACAGCTTTTTCTGTAGATATCCGCTTTGCTACGGCTACTGGAAGAAATTTTCTGaacttgaaagaaaaaacGGAAACTTGCTGCGTGCACAGAAGATCCTGGAGCGTGGAGTCAGGGCCATTCCTCTAAGCATCGATCTGTGGATCCACGTTCTTGACTTCTACATGACTCACTATAACCAGCCTGATGCCGGCATTGATAAAACGCGCACAATATTCAAGCGAGCTATCACAGCTGCTGGAGAAGAATTTCGTTCAGAAAAGCTCTGGAATAAATACATTAAGTGGGAGATGGAAAATAAAACCTGGATGGAAGTAATGGCAATCTACGAGAAAGCTCTGCAAACACAGACACAACATTATTCCATCATCTTCAATGATTTTAAAGAGTTTGTTAATTCTCATTCACCGACTGACTTAATGATACCGGACGACTTTCAGAAAGCTCTCGTAACTGTTCGTGAAGGTATTGCTGCAAAAGCATTGGCTAAATCGGATGAGAAAGGAGAACAGAGCAAGGAAACAGATGAGGGCAACGGCAATGACATGGATGAGGCGCCACCTGGTGTTGAAGATCACGAGAAACCTCCTAATGATGATGAATTGAAAGCCGTGAAACAAATGATCAtcaaagaaaagaagaagctCTATGATGTCACAGAACAAAATGTGACCAAAATATGGGCTTTTGAAGAGGGCGTCAAGCGGCCATATTTCCACGTCAAACAACTGGAACGTGCCCAGCTTAAAAATTGGAGAGAGTACCTGGACATGGAGATAGCAAAAGGAGACGAACATCGCATCGTCCTCCTCTTCGAAAGATGTCTTATTGCTTGTGCTTTATACGAGGATTTCTGGTTGAAATATGCCAAGTACATGGCTCAGTCAGACAATGAGAAGGCGCGTAAGATTTACAAGCGAGCCTGTTACACACATCTCCCTAAGAAGCCCAACATCCACATGCAGTGGGCTGCCCATGAGGAAGTCCTTGGCAACAGGGAAACCGCTTCCAAGATCCTTGAGAAATTGGACAACATCGTTCCAGGCATGGCCATGATCAAGATGAGGAGAGTTGCGGTGGAGCGGAGATCCGGAAACATTCAGGTGGCGGAAGATTTGCTTCGGTGTTATGTGGCGTCTGCGGTCAAAGATAAAGAGGAGGTATTTTACACGAGGAAGCTTGCCTGGTACCTCCTGAAGATCTCGGATAAGAAGGAGGAAGCAAAAAGGTTGCTCAAAGATCTCATCCCCAAATATAAATCAGAGCTGAAGCTCTacaacgacctagttgaattGGAGTTCCAGTGCGCCGGCCACGACAATCCGGCCGATGAGAACGCAGAAGTACTCGCCATGGAAGCGTTCGACATCGCCTTGTCCAGCGAGAAGCTCACCGACGACCAAAAGTTTAACTTCTCGCAGAGGAAGTTGGAATATCTTGAAGATTTTGGCTGCGACGTGAAAcgcttgcaaaaagtttacgACGAACACCAGAAACTGGTTCGCAGCCAAAAGAAGCGGACTCAGATCGACCTCACAAACGAAGACACTCCCGCAAAGAAAGCGAAGACAGAAGCTGCGGCAATCTCAGTAGTTGGCACCTCGACCGCGCACATGTCGAACGGCAGCAGATACAcgagcagcagcagcagcagtaGCACTGCGGCATCCACATACGCCACTCAGCAGGCTACCTACTCCAGCGGAGATCCCAGCATGTATTATCAGCAGCAACAGAATTACTGGAACTATCAGAAGCCCACAGACGCCCAGCAGCAGTATAACTACAACCAGTGGAGCCAATACTACAGCGGGCAGCGTTGA
- the LOC143451727 gene encoding uncharacterized protein LOC143451727, translating into MADCAWNSLVSANKKAELKFRNVNPTLKYCLGCEYPATKRDLYPRRPKPATLLDIITEPHKGFEFLSIPDLTFLHQSDHIVTSEFASVNYPYGRVTVFDVKGDVITTFPPKDTRKDIHLFGITSLPNDDVAICTGDGVSIWNLDGRMVSHMTQPTVENCCHVTLMQNHLLATTCITKEDGKCVTMWDPKCGKVTSQFGSRPEVIELNPLKQKQKILIRNRDIRLPWFIASDSSLNVFISDRTAQCVKVYDSTSGKYLRRFDAAGVDTRCAKGSLMPQGICVDDDDNIFVADEVSSSVLIFDKHGEKVRYLPLKIDPKEDQVWALALNNNHELTCGKRNPAISPTRKMALSFSHRKPRGHVYNLSFCDHYSIRF; encoded by the exons ATGGCGGACTGCGCGTGGAACAGTTTAGTTTCTGCGAATAAAAAAGCAGAATTGAAGTTCAGAAACGTAAATCCAACCCTGAAATACTGCTTGGGTTGCGAGTACCCAGCGACGAAGAGAGATCTTTATCCTAGAAGACCCAAACCGGCGACCTTGCTGGACATAATCACCGAGCCACACAAG GGCTTCGAGTTCCTCAGCATTCCAGACCTCACCTTTCTTCATCAATCCGAtcacattgtgacgtcagaatTCGCATCGGTGAACTATCCTTATGGTCGAGTCACTGTGTTTGACGTCAAAGGTGACGTAATCACTACGTTTCCACCGAAAG ACACGAGGAAAGACATTCATCTTTTCGGCATCACGTCCTTACCTAACGATGACGTAGCAATTTGCACCGGAGATGGCGTCTCTATTTGGAACTTGGATGGCCGCATGGTGTCGCACATGACTCAACCTACTGTTGAAAACTGTTGTCACGTGACATTAatgcaa AATCATCTCCTAGCAACAACTTGTATCACTAAAGAAGACGGAAAGTGCGTCACAATGTGGGATCCGAAATGCGGTAAAGTGACGTCACAGTTCGGCTCGCGGCCAGAAGTAATCGAACTGAATCCTttgaagcaaaaacaaaaaattttgataag GAACCGGGACATCAGGTTGCCCTGGTTCATAGCATCAGATTCGAGTCTGAACGTTTTCATCTCAGACAGAACTGCTCAATGCGTGAAA gtttACGATTCAACTTCGGGGAAGTACCTTCGCCGTTTTGACGCTGCCGGTGTGGACACTAGGTGCGCTAAAGGGTCGTTGATGCCTCAAGGAATTTGTGTTGATGACGATGACAACATTTTCGTTGCCGATGAGGTGTCCAGCTCGGTGCTAATATTCGACAAGCACGGGGAAAAAGTGCGCTACCTGCCGCTGAAAATCGACCCGAAGGAAGACCAAGTCTGGGCTCTGGCCTTGAACAACAATCACGAGTTAACATGTGGGAAGAGGAATCCCGCCATATCGCCTACCCGCAAGATGGCGCTTTCGTTTTCACACAGAAAACCACGCGGTCACGTGTATAACCTGAGCTTTTGTGATCATTATTCAATCAGGTTCTGA